CTGGAGCCACAGCAAGGTGACGCCGACCTTCGAGTGGATCTACCGGCCGGTGCCCCCGGGGCAGAGGACAAGCACGAGCCTGGTGTTCGGGCTCATCACCGGCCTGGCCGGTGTCGGCAATGTGAGCGCCGACGGGCAGGCCTCGGCGGAGGCGGCAGCGGCCGCCGAACCGCGCCAGGAGCCGAAGCTCGTCGCCATCCCCGGCTGGAAGCCGCTGGAGGAGCTGTACCAGCCGACTGCCGAGGAGCGCGCGCGGGGCTTCATCGCCGTCGTCAGTGGCGTCCCGGCCCCGGCGCCGCGCCTGACCGAAGTCCAGATGGATGTGGGACTGCAGGAAGCCGAGGCGGCGCCGGTGGAGCTGTTCGGGCTGGCGGAGCAGGCGCAGGTGCGGGCAACTCTGGCGGGGCTGCCGGTGGGGGTGGAGGTCGAGGAGGGAGGATGGCTGAAGGCGAACGGCGGCCCACCCCCTACCCCCTCCCTGAAGGGAGGGGGGAACGGCAATGCCCCCGCCCTACAGCCCGGCGCCTCCCTCCAGCCTGGTGCCGCCGTACAGGTGGAGCGGGGGCGGAGCCGGCGGCTGTGGCTGAAGCTCGGACCGCAGAGCCTGCCGCCCGGCGTCACGCAGGGCACACTCACACTGACCACCGGGCAGGGCCAGCCGCTCGTGCTCCCGCTGCAGCTCACCGTCTGGAACGCGAAGCTCCCCGAGCAGCCCGTCATCGGCACGCAGTTCTACGCCTCGGTGCCGACGCTCTCCTCGTACACCCTCGACGACGCGGCCAAGCGCAAGTTCATCACCATCATGGACAACATGCAGGCGCTGCATTGCGACAATCTGGACTGGGGCGTGGGGCCGCATTCACCGGCCGCGCACCTGAAGACTGCGGGCACAGGGCAGTTGCTCAGCGACTGGGGCAAGCAGCACCCCAACACCGCCGCGGACAAGCTGCCTGACCTCGACTTCTCGTACTTCGATGTCTGGTTTGAGGAGCCCGTCAAGCGGCACATGACGCGGTTCGTGGCCCATGTGCCGTCGGGGAACGGCTGGCGCGAAGCGTCCCTGATCGGCGCGGCGCTGGGAACCAAGACCGACACGCCCGATGACGAGCAGGGGTGGGCCGTCATGGGATGGTACTACCGGCAACTGCGCGCCTACGCCGAGCGCAAGGGGTTCACCTCGTTCTGGGCCAAGCTGGATGACGAGATCCCCCAGGAGCACATCCCCCGGTGGCTGGAGGCGGCACGCAAGTACCGCGCGGCGGGCTTCCGGCCCTTCACGACCAACACGGGCAACATCGCCCGGTCCGAGAGCCTGCTGCGGGAGATGAACAGGGACAGCGACGCGTGGCAGGTGGCGCTGTGCCTGAGTCGGGACTTCATGGACCTGACCCGCAAAGGCGCGGTGTTCGTGACGCGGCGAGAGAGGATCAGCGCCAAGTGGGGGCGGTACGGCAACGGCGGCGCGGTGGACACATGGGCCACAAAGGTGTTCGGCCCCGAACGTCCGGCGGAGAAGGTGGACCAGGTGCAGGTGTTCGTGGGCGGCCAGGCCCTGACCATGCGCGGAGGGAGCGGCTGGGGCAACAAGGACCACGGGGTGGCCATGCAGTATGGCGACTACATCTACCTGTCCTGCCCCGACGGGGGCGACCCGAACGCGGCGAACATCGAGGTCAGCTACCGCCTGCGGACGCTGCAGGAGGGTGGCGAGCCGGCCGTCAAGCTCGAGCCGACCGACGAGGTGTGGTACTACGGCGGGGGAAGCTACAAGACACCCTACGAGGCCGCGCGAGCGTACCCGTGGCGGGTCGTGGCCTGGAACATGCGCGGCTACGGCTGGTGGACCTACCTGTGGTGGAACGGCGAGGACATCCTGGTCAAGTACCGGCCCGAGACGAACGACGTGCTGCTCTCGGCGGCGTGGGAGGGCCTGCGCGACGGGAACGAGGACGCGGCGTACTTCCGCCTGGCCGAAGAGAAGCTGGCGCAAGCGGGGCGGAAGGACGAACTGGCGCGGCTGCGGGGTGTCTTCGGGCGCGACGAGAGCGCGGTGCTGCGCCTGGGCGAAGTGAAGCGTGAGATCTACGCGTGGGATGACTTCATCGCTCCGACGTACGCGGCGTACAACACTGCCAAGCGCGAGGCACTGCGGGTGCTGGCGCAGTAGCGCGAGGGCGCGGACGTCCCGGACGCGCCAAAGGAGATGACAGCAATGGCAAAGTCCCTGTTCGCCCTGGCGCTGTTAGCGACGCCGTGCCTCCTGTATGCCGCACCTCCCGCCGCCCCCCTCACACCGGACGCCTCGACCGTGCTGCTCTGGCACTGCGACGAGGGTCAGGGTGAGCAGGTGGCCGATGCCTCCGGGCAGGGGCACGTCGGCAAGATCACGGGCGCGCAGTGGACGGAGGGGAAGTTCGGCCAGGCGCTCGTGTGGGGCGAGGGCAATGGCAACATGAACACCCCCGGCAACTTCCCGCCGCTGCAGGCCTTCACGCTGCAGGCCTGGGTGCGGCTGGACAAGATGCCCACCGGGCAGATTCCCTTCTGGACGGCGGACGTGTGCGGGCAACTGGGCGCCACCGGCATCACCATCCGTCCGCCGGGCCTGATGTACGTGGGCGTGCAGCTCGGTTCGCAGGCCAACCACCTGACGGGCCAGACCAAGATCCCCGTCGGGCAGTGGACGCACCTCGCGCTCGTGTATGACGGGGCGGCGCGCAAGATCGGCCTGTTCGTCAACGGGCAGGTGGACATCGAGCTGGATGTGCCGCCCGGGTCACCGGTGCAGGTCAACCAGCCGGGCAACCGCTTCTGGGTGCGCAGCTACGGCGGCGGCGATGAGAAGCTCGTGGGGGCCATTGACGAGATCAGCCTGTCCAGCCGCGCCGAGACCTTCGGGTACAAGTGGCGCAGCAATGTCTATGTCCACCTGCTACGTTACCAGTCGGCCTTCCTCGTGGGCAGTCCCGTGTCCGGGGGCGCTGACGGCACCATCACCGGATACGTTCTGCAGGTGAAAGACGCCGCTGGCAAAAGCCTTGTGGACAAGGTCCTGACTGCGGCCCAGGTGGCGGCCGGGGCGCTGGTGCCCGCGCCGGGGCTGGCGGCGGGCGAGGTCGTAGCGACCGTGACGGCGCTGCGGGCAGACAAGACGCGTGAGCAGCTGACGGAGCAGGCGTTCCATTTCACTCCGCCGGTCAGGGACGTCGTCAGCCTCACACCGGACAACATCTGCCTCGTGGGCGGCAAGCCGTTCTTCCCGCTCGGGGCCTACCACGTGCGGCAGTCTGACCTGCAGACGATCAGGGACGGCGGGATGAACATCGGCATCCCCTTCACGGCGACCTTCCCTCCGGGCTGGCAGCGCCCGAGCGACGGGGTCGGCTATATCGAGAAGTGCGGGGAGGTCGGGATCATGGGTGTGGCCATCGGCGGCCACAAGGACGCGCTCGCCCACTACCGCGGCCACCCCAACGTGCTCTTCTGGTACGTGGACGACGAGCCGGGTGGGGAGGGCCGCCAGCCGGCCGACACACTGAAGCGCTATGAGGACTGGGCCGCCGCCGACCCGACGCACCTGCAGTTCCTGCTGCACAACAAGCCCGCAGAGTTCATGCGCTACGCCCCGGCGTGCGATGTCTTCGCCTGCGACCCGTACCCCATTCGCCGTGACGCCACCGCCGACATGATGCACGTGGTCCGGTACACCGAAGGCGCCGTGGCGGCGGTGTTCGACCGCAAGCCGGTGTGGGTGGCGTTGCAGTGCTACACCGTGAAGGCGGTGTCGGAGGCCGGGAAGTCAGGCGATGGTGTGCCGCGCCTGCCGACGCCGGCGGAGCTGCGCTGCATGAGCTACCTCGCCCTCGCCGCCGGCGCGCGTGGGCTGCTGTACTATGCCTTCGATGACACCTACTACAACAACGGGCGGATTCGCGGCGTGAACATTGGCCAGGAGTACCCCGAGTTCTGGGCGCAGATGACGCAGGTGATGAAGGAGCTGGGCGGGCTGCAGCGGCTGTGGCTATCGCCCCACGCGGCGCTGCGGCCCGAGAACCTGACCCCGGAGGTCGTCGTGCAGCGCCAGCCCTTCGCCTGCGGCGGGAGGACCTACCTGCTGGTGGTGAACCCGAAGTATGAGGGGCGCGCTGTGCGGGTGAAGCTCCCGGGTGTGAAGCGGACGGGCCAGGTGAAGGATGGGCTGGGCGGCACGGCAGGGAAGATCGCGGGCGGCGAACTGACCGACACGCTGGAGGCGTTGCAGGCGAAGTGCTACGAGTTGTAGGCGCATGGGCAGGCGCGTCCTCGCGCCCGCGCGAGTGCGAGGACGCACCCGCCCACGCATCAGTGCAGCATGATACACTGGTGGTGGACCACGCGCGCCCCGGCGGCCTCGGCTGCGGCGATGGCCCCATCGTCCTCCGAGCCCGGCTGCATCCAGAAGTACCGCACCCCCAGGGCCAGCGCCTGGCGCACCGTCTCGCGCGTGACGGCGGGCGGAACGACCGTGACAACCACCTCGGGGGGCTCGGGGAGATCGGCGAGGCTGGCGACGCAGGGGTGGCCGTGGACCTCGGTGTGCCGGGGATTCACCGCGTAGGCCTCATAGCCCCGCGAGCGCAGGTTCTCGAAGACGATCCAGCCGTACTTCTCAGTGTTGGTGGATACGCCGACGACGGCGAAGCGGCGGCGAGACAGCAACTCCTCGATCATGGCCTCGTCCCCCGGCGAACGTAGATGACGCTGGTGCTGTCCGCATAGACTTGCTGCCAGTCGGCGCTGGCTGCTGCGGCGGCGACCAGCCCGGGCTGCTGCCGGCGGCTGAGCAGCAGTGTGTTCACCCCGTAGGCATCCAGCGTGCGCTGCCAGCCCGCGTCGCCGCGCGAGAGGGCATGGTAGGCATCCCACACTCGCGCGGGGTATAGCTCGATGCGCGGGTCGGCGAAGACGCGGACCTGCGGCGTCGCCGCCCAGATGAGATAGCTGCCGTCATCCGCGCTGTGGAAGACCTGTGGCGGCAGGTGGTGCTGAAGCAGGAAGCTCGTGGCAGCCACGGGCGTCTCCGCCGAGATGAGGCCGGCCTTCTGTGCGGGGAAGGGGAGCCGGTCCTTGAACCAGGGCAGACTGACGACCATCAGCGTCGCAAAGCAGAGCATGAGGACGGCGAGGACGACGCGTTCGCCGGGCGGCAGGGCGTCGTGCGCAGCACGACAGGGACCTCGCCGCTCCAGCACCCGCGGCAGCAGCTCCGCGATGATCGGCGCTACGACCAGGCCGAACCAGACGATGGCCCGGCCCGTGCGCCAGGCGAGCAGGCCGAAGGCAATCAGCATGAGCCAGTGGAACAGACCACTGCGCGCCCGGCCTGCCCACAGCAGGAGCACGAGCCCCAGCGGCGCCAGGACCCAGAAGGCGATCCCGTCCCGCGTCGCCAGCGAGGCCGGGGCCCACTCCTGTAGCTGCCGCACGGCCGGGTTGGCGGCCATCTCGCCCAGATAGGCGAAGATGCCCGCGCCCTGCGGGTTCAGCAGCATCGCCCCCGCCGACAGCACCAGCGCGACCGCCGGCGCCCACACCTCACGGCGCGAGCGCGGGCCGATGCGGCATCGCTCCCAGACCGTCTCCACCAGCCAGACCGCCAGCATCACGATCTGGAGCGCGAACGATCCGTGGCAATTGACCCACAGGAGCATGAGCGCCGGGAACGCCGCCAGCCGCCAGCGCGAGGTGCGAGCGCCGGTACGGAAGGCGTAGACCAGCCCGAGGGTCAGCGTGAAGAGCAGGAGGCTGAGGGCCTGGGGCCGGAGGTTCCAGTTCTCGAAACCCAGCGCCGCCGCCGCGACGAGGGCGGCCGTCGCCATGCGCGCGTTCCCCGCGAGCCGGAGACACACCAGGCACAGCAGCAGGTACGTGCCGGTGATGAGCAGCGCGTGGGCGAAGAGGCTCAGCGCCGGACCGCCGAGGGCATGGATGCGGTACAGCGCCACGTCGGCCAGCCAGTAGACGTTGTACGAGGGGTACGGTGCCCCCGGCATCGTGTACGAGAACGTGTCCACCTGCGGGATGCGGTGGGTCTGGACGATCTCCTGCCCGACCTTCAGGTGCCACCAGAAGTCCTGCGGGCGGATCGGGCATGTGGCGACGAAGGCGAACAGGCAGGCGAGGACGGCCAGCGGCCAGAGGGTGTCCGCCGTCAGCAGACGGGCGGGGCCTCTCGCCATCCCGTCATCCCGCCATCCCGCCGTCATATCCCCATGAACCCCTGGTGGAAGAGCACCGGCTCGTAGCCGCGTTCGGTGACCCAACGGATCGTCTGGTTCAGCCGCTCCCCGTGCTCGGGGATGTAGCGCGTGTAGAAGGGCCAGAAGTACTGTTCGTGGGTGAACAGGTCCATGATCTCGGCTTTGCGCGGGTTGTCGTACGACGGCTGCAGCGTCGGCTCGATCTGATCGAGCGGCGTGTTGTTGCAGACGATGTCGCAGACCGAGAAGACCAGGCCACTGGCGAAGTCCTTGATCGCCTCGTGGTGGAAGAGCCACTCGGAGCGGTCCTGGTCGAGCCAGTAGTTCACATCGTAGCCCCGGCTGGTGGGGTGGGAGAAGCCCGAGAGCACGCGGATGCCATCGTCGTACATCGCCTTCCAGGCTTCCGGCGGCACCATGCCCCAGTGGATGACCGTCGGCTGGGCCAGCGTCGCCTCGCCGGCGAGGCGGACGATCTGCTCCTCGACCATGTGCTTGTCGGCCAGCAGCGTCTCGGCCGAGGCGTACTGGTACGGCCGGTCGGGCAGGTTCGACTTGGCGTGGAAGGCCAGCACCAGCCAGTCGGCGTTGTCGGCGAACTCGCCCTGGTAGCGGTCAGGGAAGTCCACCAGGAAGAACGGGTTGTCCGGGTTGTCATCGGTCTGCGAGTAGATGTTGAGCGTGAACTTGGCGCCATACTCGCGGTGCAGGCCCCGCAGGATGTCCAGGTAGAAGCAGTCGAACAGCGAGGCATACTGCTGCTGGTAGACATCGCGCAGCCAGAAGCTGTTGTCATCAATCGAGAAGCGGTAGCGCGGGCGGGAGTTGCGGTCCCACACGATGCGGACCGTGTGCTGCTGATCCCCGAAGGTGCCGTGGTAGGCGGCGTTAATGTCCTGCTCGATCTCGGTGACGAGCACCTCGGCACAAAAGCGGCCATTGGCGACCCTGGCCGGCACGCCATTGACGGTGACGGCGCCATGGGGCGGGGCGCTGCCGGTAACGGTCAGGCGCAGGCCCTGGTCGTCCTGCGTGCCCCAGCGGCGGTTGACGACGGCGCCATGGATCGGGTCCTCGATGTGCAGCATGTTGGCTCATCCTCAGGTTCGTGATGGAGTAACGACGGGGGAGAGTTCGCCGGCCGGAAGCGTCATCCTGCCCGGCGGGTCATGAGGCCGCGAGGCGCTGCATCAGCGCCTCCCAGTCCGCGTCGTCAAAGTCGGCCGGCAGGTCAATCCGCCGGCCCTCAAAGAGCGACTGCTCGGCAGCGAACAGCGCCTCGAAGACCGGCTGCTCGATCTCCAGCCGCGTGCGGTGGGGCACACCCTCCTCGAGCAGGGCAACGACGGCGCGGGTCAGCTCGCGCTGGCCCAGGTTGTGGTTGTCCGGATCGGCTTCATGCCGCACGGGGTCGGCCATCCCGGCGGTCTGGTACCAGTAGCTGGCCAGTTGCATGACCGACAGCCGGCCCTGCGTGCCATGGAACTCCAGGTGGCAGTTGAACCCCCGCGCGTCGCCGGGGGTACCGACGGCAAGGGGGTCGCAGTCGAAGACCACGCGGACGTTACCGGGGAACCAGTACTCGGCCAGCAGGTGCTGGGGGGCGAGGTGGGTGCGCTGGTAGCCCTCATCGCTGCGGCCGTAGCCCATGGCCCAGACGGCTTCCGGCCGGGCCTCGTTCAGGAAGCACAGCAGCCAGTCCATCAGGTGGGGGCCCATGCCCATGAGGTTGCCCCGGGTGCTGCAGCGGACGAAGTACAGGTCGCCCAGGCGCTCGTGGATGATCGCGTGCAGCTCGCCGCTCGTGGCCTCGGGGAAGTAGCGCCGTTGGCTGTTGGTCAGGATGTGCAGACCGGTGCGCCGCTCGATGTCCGCCAGCGCCCGCAGGTCGCCCGGCCGTATGGCGATGGGCTTCTCGAGGATCACGGCCCGAACGCCCGCCGCCGCGGCCGCCTCGACCTCGGCCACACGCCGCGTCGGGTTGGTGACGATGTGCACAACCTCCGGCCGGGCCTCGGCCAGCGCGGTCGCGTAGTCCTGGTAGACGGCTGGGATGTCGAACTCCGTGGCGAAGGCCTGCCCGCGCTCGGGGTCCAGCTCGCAGCAGGCGACCAGTTCCATCCCCTCGACCTGCGGATAGACGCAGGCGTGCCAGTGGGCGCGGGCCCCGCAGCCCAGAATCATGGCTCGATGCATGTCATGCCTCGTGTGGTGGTGGGTGAGTGACAGGGCAGGCACATCAGCCGTGCCAGTGCTCTGTCGCGTGATCGGTCATGTCGGGCCAGCAGCACGGGCGGCCTCGCCCGCGCGCGATGGGAACGGGCAGGCGAGGCCGCCTGCCCTACTGGGCCCCGGGGCTGCCCCCCTCAGCACGCCCTACCGCGTCACGTCCGGGAAATCGTGCAGCACCGACTTGCCGGTGACCCAGAAGCTCTGCGAGGCCGGGGCGTTGGTCGCCCGGATGGCCTCCGCCTCGTCCACGAAGCTCTGTCGGTCGCGGCCGAACAGCACGTGCTGGGAGGTCTGTGTGGCGAGCGTCAACTGGCGCACATGGGCGAAGCCCGTCACATCCCACACCAGGTCCGGCGGGCGGGCGCCCATGTTCTTGTAGTACCACACGTGCGGGGTGCGCCAGGGCTCGCCCAGCGCGGCCGAAACGGGCTGGCCGCCCTGCCACGCTGCCTCCAGGCTCACGTCGTGGGTCGCCAGGTGGTCGCGATGGGTGTCCACCGAGCCCTGCGTGAAGATGGCGTCGGGGCGCTCGGCGCGGATGGCCGCCAGCACCCGCAGGAACGTCTCCTTGTCATTGGTCAGGCCCATGTCGGGGATACCGAAGCTGATCCGGCGCGTGCCCATGACCTCGTCGGCCGCGACAGCCTCCTGGCGGCGCAGCTCTACGATGCTGTCGCGCATGGAGGGGTCCGGATAGCCCTCGCAGCCGTCGGTCATCAGGGCGATGACGACATCCACCCCCAGCGAGGCCATCTTGGCCATGCTCGGGGCCATGACCAGTTCATCGTCAGGGTGAGCGGCAAAGACCATGACGCGGCGGTAGTTCATACAGGTCTCCGATGCGGGGGCTGCCCCCCCCTACCCGAACTTCATGCACGCCACACGGCCGGTGCCGTCCACGGTGAAGTGGTTGCGCACGCAACTGCAGCACACGCCCTTGCGCTCGCACGGGTCGTAGGTGCACTTGCAGAACTCCTTGTTGCGCGCCTGGTTGGTCGCGCACGTCTTGGCCGCCTGCAGCGCCAGGCCCATCGTGTCGGGGTTGCGCTTGGCCC
This window of the bacterium genome carries:
- a CDS encoding LamG domain-containing protein — protein: MAKSLFALALLATPCLLYAAPPAAPLTPDASTVLLWHCDEGQGEQVADASGQGHVGKITGAQWTEGKFGQALVWGEGNGNMNTPGNFPPLQAFTLQAWVRLDKMPTGQIPFWTADVCGQLGATGITIRPPGLMYVGVQLGSQANHLTGQTKIPVGQWTHLALVYDGAARKIGLFVNGQVDIELDVPPGSPVQVNQPGNRFWVRSYGGGDEKLVGAIDEISLSSRAETFGYKWRSNVYVHLLRYQSAFLVGSPVSGGADGTITGYVLQVKDAAGKSLVDKVLTAAQVAAGALVPAPGLAAGEVVATVTALRADKTREQLTEQAFHFTPPVRDVVSLTPDNICLVGGKPFFPLGAYHVRQSDLQTIRDGGMNIGIPFTATFPPGWQRPSDGVGYIEKCGEVGIMGVAIGGHKDALAHYRGHPNVLFWYVDDEPGGEGRQPADTLKRYEDWAAADPTHLQFLLHNKPAEFMRYAPACDVFACDPYPIRRDATADMMHVVRYTEGAVAAVFDRKPVWVALQCYTVKAVSEAGKSGDGVPRLPTPAELRCMSYLALAAGARGLLYYAFDDTYYNNGRIRGVNIGQEYPEFWAQMTQVMKELGGLQRLWLSPHAALRPENLTPEVVVQRQPFACGGRTYLLVVNPKYEGRAVRVKLPGVKRTGQVKDGLGGTAGKIAGGELTDTLEALQAKCYEL
- a CDS encoding CoA-binding protein, encoding MIEELLSRRRFAVVGVSTNTEKYGWIVFENLRSRGYEAYAVNPRHTEVHGHPCVASLADLPEPPEVVVTVVPPAVTRETVRQALALGVRYFWMQPGSEDDGAIAAAEAAGARVVHHQCIMLH
- a CDS encoding Gfo/Idh/MocA family oxidoreductase, with product MHRAMILGCGARAHWHACVYPQVEGMELVACCELDPERGQAFATEFDIPAVYQDYATALAEARPEVVHIVTNPTRRVAEVEAAAAAGVRAVILEKPIAIRPGDLRALADIERRTGLHILTNSQRRYFPEATSGELHAIIHERLGDLYFVRCSTRGNLMGMGPHLMDWLLCFLNEARPEAVWAMGYGRSDEGYQRTHLAPQHLLAEYWFPGNVRVVFDCDPLAVGTPGDARGFNCHLEFHGTQGRLSVMQLASYWYQTAGMADPVRHEADPDNHNLGQRELTRAVVALLEEGVPHRTRLEIEQPVFEALFAAEQSLFEGRRIDLPADFDDADWEALMQRLAAS
- a CDS encoding PIG-L family deacetylase, coding for MNYRRVMVFAAHPDDELVMAPSMAKMASLGVDVVIALMTDGCEGYPDPSMRDSIVELRRQEAVAADEVMGTRRISFGIPDMGLTNDKETFLRVLAAIRAERPDAIFTQGSVDTHRDHLATHDVSLEAAWQGGQPVSAALGEPWRTPHVWYYKNMGARPPDLVWDVTGFAHVRQLTLATQTSQHVLFGRDRQSFVDEAEAIRATNAPASQSFWVTGKSVLHDFPDVTR